A stretch of the Lactuca sativa cultivar Salinas chromosome 9, Lsat_Salinas_v11, whole genome shotgun sequence genome encodes the following:
- the LOC111899060 gene encoding UDP-glycosyltransferase 71K2 — MKKSELVFIPVPAFGHLTSTIELAKRLLDQDERLSITVLLIPPLGETDLGSYTKSLAASDARIRYTMIPPTNYLSQPPSAPMAFEKFASLFIESHKSHVERAVLELLSDDSTHLVGFVLDMFCCCMIDVANTFKVPSYVIFSSNTAFLGFLLHLPERNNNGEFNFNPSDPDSVIPCLRESCSCECAPRCCIR, encoded by the coding sequence ATGAAGAAATCAGAGCTTGTTTTCATCCCTGTACCTGCTTTCGGTCACCTAACCTCAACCATAGAACTCGCAAAGCGTTTGCTTGATCAAGATGAAAGATTATCCATCACAGTCCTTCTTATCCCTCCCCTCGGTGAAACCGATCTTGGTTCCTACACAAAGTCGCTTGCTGCTTCTGATGCTCGAATCAGATACACCATGATTCCTCCCACTAACTATCTTTCTCAACCTCCTTCTGCACCTATGGCCTTCGAAAAGTTTGCTAGCCTCTTCATTGAGAGCCATAAATCTCATGTCGAACGAGCAGTATTAGAGTTGCTATCAGATGATTCAACTCATCTTGTTGGGTTTGTACTTGACATGTTTTGTTGTTGTATGATTGATGTCGCCAACACATTCAAAGTCCCTTCATACGTCATTTTCTCTTCAAACACAGCTTTTCTTGGATTTCTACTCCATCTACCGGAGCGCAACAACAATGGTGAATTCAACTTTAACCCATCGGATCCTGATTCAGTGATCCCATGTCTACGAGAATCCTGTTCCTGCGAATGTGCTCCCAGATGCTGCATTAGATAA